The proteins below come from a single Miscanthus floridulus cultivar M001 chromosome 1, ASM1932011v1, whole genome shotgun sequence genomic window:
- the LOC136459570 gene encoding probable E3 ubiquitin-protein ligase ATL44 — MHEHVGKKERASGAVAESRLAPGGFACVSELGKLRAMRQVVAFLSLAEACSSGVAAVGTKVHCCVCISACRDGEETRMLPCGHAFHRNCVDLWLARYQRTCPLCRMHVGGGAAVGLVHEQQQQHQLSEDLVIWISSLYVTSSF; from the exons ATGCATGAACATGTTGGGAAAAAGGAGCGGGCCTCGGGGGCGGTGGCGGAGAGCCGACTCGCGCCCGGGGGTTTTGCATGTGTGAGCGAGCTAGGGAAGCTGAGAGCAA TGAGACAGGTGGTGGCGTTCCTTTCGTTGGCCGAGGCCTGCAGCAGCGGTGTCGCCGCAGTTGGTACGAAGGTGCACTGCTGCGTGTGTATATCGGCGTGCCGCGACGGAGAGGAGACTCGGATGCTGCCGTGCGGCCACGCTTTCCACCGGAACTGCGTCGACCTGTGGCTGGCGCGCTACCAGCGGACATGCCCTCTCTGTCGCATGCacgtcggcggcggcgctgccgtgGGTTTGgtccacgagcagcagcagcagcatcagctCAGCGAGGACCTCGTCATCTGGATCTCTTCCCTCTACGTCACCAGCAGCTTCTAG